In Flavobacteriales bacterium, the following are encoded in one genomic region:
- a CDS encoding T9SS type A sorting domain-containing protein — MKKLFLISSLLLSMTMVFSQSAYIGAWERTDASGNLEYLEFDSDSMYIFTYSSPISCYLVSSFSCSDLGGGVIGVIVSGNTVNMPYTVTSSDITIDNFMNSSQQVVWNSSVVVTSALNLCNAPSPPPASIIGQWTNTDTTFINITSDSAFFYEFNNGCYSISTFSYVDSVQGLIIATTGGQSFPVYYTFSNNDSTVTFSSPLDTTTFHLNSFDISLYSMCDTVQYIGNWTNNDTTFLDITADSVFYYEFNNGCYTKVAFHYTVLGGNTIQINFNGQSIPLTLNLSSNDSVLTMESPIDTTVFYLNSFDISQYTPCTSAWACFPGNGCTEFPSGPYATLAECIAACDSSSGNNSYSYKDMWKTIDSIFRYVHITNDSIFIYQFDSTDCYTYSSLIYTDIGNNELQVATVITSTYTFNSNGDSMNLIITGVGNYEMVRDSFDVNSWVKCTYNWKCNPTGCEDVGLNNGTFHSESDCQASCTPDTSGSDTTTINEYDLNVSIYPNPFSEYTTLSLSSNVVSSQLIDLTGRLVYDKLVENQIEYLYKNQLKSGVYMLHLIGEKGSNFVRLLIE; from the coding sequence ATGAAAAAATTATTTCTTATCTCGTCATTGTTGCTAAGTATGACAATGGTCTTTTCTCAATCTGCCTATATTGGTGCTTGGGAACGCACAGACGCTTCAGGTAATTTAGAATACTTAGAATTTGATTCTGACTCTATGTATATTTTCACGTATAGCTCTCCCATATCGTGTTATCTCGTGTCATCATTTTCTTGTTCTGATTTAGGTGGAGGTGTAATAGGTGTAATTGTGTCTGGTAATACCGTAAACATGCCTTATACAGTAACTTCCTCAGATATTACCATTGATAATTTTATGAATTCTTCACAACAGGTTGTATGGAATTCATCAGTAGTTGTTACATCAGCATTAAATTTGTGTAATGCACCATCTCCTCCTCCTGCTAGTATTATAGGACAGTGGACTAACACAGATACAACATTTATCAATATTACTTCAGATAGCGCTTTCTTTTATGAATTTAACAATGGGTGCTATAGTATTTCGACTTTTAGTTATGTCGATAGCGTTCAGGGTTTGATAATTGCAACCACCGGTGGACAAAGTTTTCCAGTATATTACACCTTTAGTAATAATGATTCTACGGTAACTTTTTCATCGCCACTTGATACCACTACATTTCATCTGAATTCATTTGATATTTCATTATATTCAATGTGTGATACTGTTCAGTATATTGGAAATTGGACCAATAATGATACTACATTTTTAGATATCACAGCCGATAGTGTTTTTTATTATGAGTTTAATAATGGGTGTTATACTAAAGTAGCATTCCATTATACAGTTTTAGGTGGCAATACAATACAAATAAATTTTAATGGACAGTCAATTCCATTAACTCTCAATTTAAGTTCTAATGATTCAGTTTTGACTATGGAGTCTCCTATTGATACAACTGTATTTTACTTAAATTCATTTGATATAAGTCAATATACACCCTGCACTTCCGCTTGGGCATGTTTTCCTGGAAATGGTTGTACGGAGTTTCCATCTGGGCCATATGCAACCCTAGCTGAATGTATAGCTGCCTGTGATAGTTCTTCAGGAAATAATAGTTATTCTTACAAAGATATGTGGAAAACTATAGATTCAATTTTCAGATATGTACATATAACTAATGACTCAATATTCATATATCAATTTGACTCAACAGATTGCTATACATATAGCTCTTTGATTTATACAGACATTGGTAATAATGAATTACAAGTTGCTACAGTTATCACTTCAACATATACTTTTAACAGTAATGGAGATTCGATGAATTTAATTATTACTGGAGTTGGGAATTACGAAATGGTTAGGGATTCTTTTGATGTTAATTCGTGGGTTAAGTGTACATATAATTGGAAATGTAATCCAACAGGATGTGAAGATGTTGGCTTGAATAATGGAACATTTCATTCTGAGTCTGATTGTCAGGCTTCTTGTACACCTGATACCTCAGGCTCGGATACTACTACCATTAATGAATATGATTTAAATGTGTCTATATATCCTAATCCGTTTAGTGAGTACACAACATTATCCTTAAGTTCTAATGTTGTTAGTTCCCAACTTATAGACTTGACTGGTCGGCTTGTTTATGATAAATTAGTTGAAAATCAAATCGAATATTTATATAAGAACCAATTAAAATCAGGGGTATATATGCTCCATTTGATAGGAGAGAAGGGTAGTAATTTCGTAAGACTATTGATTGAATAG
- the trmD gene encoding tRNA (guanosine(37)-N1)-methyltransferase TrmD, with the protein MRIDILSIHTELLKSPFEHSILQRAIDKNIVEIKLHDIRSYSTDKHNKVDDYQFGGGAGMVMCIQPIADCIDKLKNKRDYDAVIYMTPDGNRLNQKIANHFSTFKNIIILCGHYKGVDQRIRDHIITHEISIGDYVLTGGELAAAVLCDSIIRLIPGVISDETSALTDSFQDNLLAPPVYTRPAEYNSWKVPEILLSGNFPKIEEWRHEQAMKSTKDRRPDLLD; encoded by the coding sequence ATGAGAATTGATATACTAAGTATACATACAGAGCTTTTAAAAAGCCCTTTTGAGCATTCGATTTTGCAAAGAGCAATTGACAAAAATATTGTTGAAATCAAACTTCATGACATACGCTCTTATTCAACAGACAAGCACAATAAAGTTGACGATTATCAATTTGGTGGTGGTGCCGGTATGGTAATGTGTATTCAACCTATTGCCGACTGCATTGACAAATTAAAAAACAAAAGAGATTATGATGCTGTTATTTATATGACACCTGACGGGAACAGATTAAATCAAAAAATTGCAAATCACTTCTCTACTTTCAAAAACATCATTATTCTATGCGGGCACTACAAAGGTGTAGACCAACGCATTAGGGATCACATAATTACTCACGAAATTTCAATTGGCGATTATGTGCTTACTGGCGGCGAACTTGCTGCTGCTGTATTATGCGACAGTATTATTAGACTTATTCCAGGCGTAATTTCTGATGAAACATCAGCCTTAACCGATTCTTTTCAAGATAATCTGCTAGCCCCACCGGTTTATACTAGACCTGCTGAATACAATTCTTGGAAAGTCCCGGAAATCTTACTTTCAGGAAACTTTCCAAAAATTGAAGAATGGCGACATGAACAAGCGATGAAATCAACTAAAGATAGAAGACCCGACTTATTAGATTAG
- the rplS gene encoding 50S ribosomal protein L19 — translation MEQIKYVENETLKGDDLPNFSAGDTITVHYKIKEGEKERTQLFKGVVIQRKGHMNNQTFTVRKISNGIGVERIFPISSPAVEKIELNKEGAVRRARIFYLRGLTGKKARIKEKRK, via the coding sequence ATGGAACAGATAAAATACGTAGAAAATGAAACTTTAAAGGGTGATGACCTCCCTAATTTTAGTGCTGGTGATACTATTACCGTACACTACAAAATTAAAGAAGGTGAAAAAGAAAGAACACAGCTTTTTAAAGGTGTAGTTATTCAAAGAAAAGGTCACATGAACAACCAGACGTTTACGGTTCGTAAAATTTCTAATGGTATTGGTGTTGAGCGTATATTCCCTATATCGTCACCAGCTGTTGAGAAAATTGAACTAAACAAAGAAGGTGCTGTCAGAAGAGCTAGAATATTCTATCTAAGAGGACTTACTGGTAAAAAAGCAAGAATTAAAGAAAAGAGAAAATAA